The Cytobacillus firmus genome segment GATTGCGCCCATTACAGCTCCGACCAGGAACGAAACAGCCAGGATAGTAAGAATGCTGGTCATACTCGACATGTCTTTCCCAAATAAGCTGAACAGGAACACAATCTTAAACACTCCGCCAAGAACAGAGCCATCTTTATGCGTGTTAGCCCCAAGCGGGATCATGGTTTCAGCAATATCCTGCGGAACACCCATTTTTCTGACAGCAGCAAGGTTAATCGGAATACAGGCTGCACTCGAGCATGTGGCAATCGCACTGACAGAAGGAGTGATTGCATTTTTCCAGAACACCTTGACGCCATTTTTTCCGCCAGCCGCAAAGGCATACAGCGTAAAGAAACCAAAGAAGTAAATAAGAGTTAAAACAAGATAAAGAACAAACACACGTACATATCCGCCGAGAATCTGCGGGCCAAGCTCACCAATGATTGTAGCGAAGTAACAGCCAAGACCAATTGGCGCATAGTACATCACAAATCCAACGATCTTCATCATGATGGCTGATCCGGATGAAAGAAGGTTGGCAATCGGCTTGCCTTTTTCACCGGACATCGCTGTCGCCAGTCCGAATAAAATCGAGAACACAATCAGCTGAAGCATGTTATTCTTCGAGAAAAGCATTTGGAAATCAGGAACCGTGAAGGCCTGAACCAGCTGCCCAAGGAACGTGACTTCTTCTGTCTCAGGATCGATGGACGCATCTGTCATGATGCTCTTAATGGCAGAGACGTCTGTATTTTTCAGGGGATCCACAATGGAAATCCCGATGAATCCCAGAATCGCGGAAATGACAGCCGTAATAAAAAACACGGTGAAAATCCCGGCCATGATCTTCCCAAGCCTTTTCATTCCGCCCATATTCGCAAGGCTCGATGCGATGCTGAAAAAGACAAGCGGCACAATGATCATAAACAATAAATTTAAAAATAAATCCCCAAACGGCTTCACAACCGCAGTCTTCGGGCCAAAAACCACTCCCGCAACTCCACCGATTAGGATGGAGAGGAGCAGGAAGATGGTTAGTTTGTAATTTGCAAAAACCTTTTTCATGATGTCTCAACCTTTCTGTGTAATTCAACACTCTATTATATAATTAAATCGTATCTTAAAAGAAGGCTGATGGAAAAATTCTTTATATTCTGTCTGATTCGCCTTTATTGGCCAAGCACCATTTGAAAAACGCTTCTCTATTCGAATAGTCTATTTAAGTCTATGAT includes the following:
- a CDS encoding dicarboxylate/amino acid:cation symporter — translated: MKKVFANYKLTIFLLLSILIGGVAGVVFGPKTAVVKPFGDLFLNLLFMIIVPLVFFSIASSLANMGGMKRLGKIMAGIFTVFFITAVISAILGFIGISIVDPLKNTDVSAIKSIMTDASIDPETEEVTFLGQLVQAFTVPDFQMLFSKNNMLQLIVFSILFGLATAMSGEKGKPIANLLSSGSAIMMKIVGFVMYYAPIGLGCYFATIIGELGPQILGGYVRVFVLYLVLTLIYFFGFFTLYAFAAGGKNGVKVFWKNAITPSVSAIATCSSAACIPINLAAVRKMGVPQDIAETMIPLGANTHKDGSVLGGVFKIVFLFSLFGKDMSSMTSILTILAVSFLVGAVMGAIPGGGMIGEMLILSVFGFPPEVLPIIAVISTIIDAPATLLNSAGNTVSAMMVSRIVEGKNWLKESLLAKQA